The following are from one region of the Siniperca chuatsi isolate FFG_IHB_CAS linkage group LG13, ASM2008510v1, whole genome shotgun sequence genome:
- the asap1a gene encoding arf-GAP with SH3 domain, ANK repeat and PH domain-containing protein 1a isoform X1 — MMSDQISVCEFLSETTEDYNSPTTSSFTTRLQSCRNTVSILEEALDQDRSALQKVKKSVKSIYSSGQEHAGNQESFSQALERLGGNNFELGAAFVKFSCLVKELAALLKNLLQSLSHNVVFTLDSLLKGDLKGVKGDLKKPFDKAWKDYETKLKVQNLNTNSANSTKIEKEKREHAKQHGMIRSEITGAEIAEEMEKERRLFQLQMCEYLIKVNEIKTKKGVDLLQNLIKYYHAQCNFFQDGLKTADKLKQYIEKLAADLFNIKQSQDEEKKQLTALRDLIKSSLQLDQRESRRDSQSKQSGYSMHQLQGNKEFGSEKKGYLLKKSDGLRKVWQRRKCSVKSGVLTISHATSNRQPVRLNLLTCQVKPSAEDKKCFDLISHNRTYHFQAEDEPEFVSWVSVLTNSKEEALNVAFQGGGQSSGVEEEEELTKSIIDEVLRSPGNDTCCDCGAADPRWISTNLGVLTCIECSGIHREMGVHVSRIQSLELDKLGTSELLLARNVGNCSFNEIMEASLPSPSLKPTASSDMTARKEFINAKYIDRKFVRRTASTSTSRSDDVYEVVRSRDVLSIIQLYAEGVELLQPLPEPGKEAGETALHYCVRTADHTSLHLVDFLVQNSGNLDGQTDRGNTALHYCCLYNKPQCVKLLLRGKPDIHITNQSGETALDITRRLKNSQCEEPLVEAVCGRFNPHVHVEYDWNLRLDELDESDDELDDKPCPVKKERSLRPQSFCPSSSVSSQEKLSLPASFVPAHRDKQRLSYGAFANPVYSTSSENPPSPGPDTSGPSPAARSQGKGPAASPPTSLALTSQTSGGGSSTLKKRPPPPPPGHKRTLSDPPSPVLQGPTGKGSELTPPPGNRTNKFEGIQQQQSTTSSNTKSTLGPRVLPKLPQKVALRKIDTIHLPSVDKPSQPPDLLHKPSCSSQSDPQKSPPFIDTSPKPPLTSVDSAQRAPLAEKPQLSDLPPKPNLSDLPPKPLLKDLPPKPQIADLPPKPPLSDRPGPAPVATETQGSKMAPAAESQSLVQQGELSPQQAAEDVDESAPGAVETPVPLPRKINTVKSKIRRVKTIYDCQADNEDELTFAEGEVIVVTGEEDQEWWIGHIEGQPERRGVFPMSFVHNLCD; from the exons ATGATGTCGGATCAGATCTCCGTGTGTGAGTTCCTGTCGGAGACCACCGAGGACTACAACTCCCCCACCACGTCCAGCTTCACCACCcggctgcagagctgcaggaaCACCGTCAGCATCCTGGAGGAG gcTCTGGATCAGGACCGCTCAGCTCTGCAGAAGGTGAAGAAGTCGGTGAAATCCATCTACAGCTCAGGACAAG AGCATGCTGGGAACCAGGAGAGCTTCAGCCAGGCTCTGGAGCGACTGGGAGGAAACAACTTTGAACTGGGAGCAGCCTTCGTTAAGTTCTCCTGCCTCGTTAAAGAACTCGCCGCTCTGCTTAAGAACCTG CTGCAGAGTTTGAGTCATAACGTGGTCTTCACTCTGGACTCGCTGCTGAAAGGAGATCTGAAGGGAGTTAAAGGG GATCTGAAGAAACCTTTTGATAAAGCCTGGAAGGACTACGAGACCAAGTT gAAAGTGCAGAATCTGAACACTAATAGTGCGAAcag CACAAAGATcgagaaggagaagagggaaCACGCCAAACAACACGGGATGATCCGAAGTGAAATCACCGGAGCTGAAATCGCtgaagagatggagaaagagaggaggctgTTCCAGCTGCAGATGTGTGAG TATCTGATCAAAGTCAATGAGATTAAAACCAAGAAGGGAGTGGACCTGCTGCAGAACCTGATCAAGTATTACCACGCTCAGTGCAA tttttttcaGGACGGTTTGAAAACAGCCGACAAACTGAAGCAGTACATCGAGAAACTGGCTGCTGACCTGTTCAAT ATCAAACAGAGTCAAGACGAGGAGAAGAAGCAGCTGACGGCCCTCAGAGATCTCATCAAGAGCTCCTTACAGCTGGACCAGAGGGAG TCCAGGAGA gactCTCAGAGTAAACAGAGTGGATACAGTATGCACCAGCTGCAGGGAAACAAGGAGTTTGGCAGCGAGAAGAAAGGATACCTGCTAAAGAAGAGTGACGG GCTGAGGAAGGTCTGGCAGCGAAGGAAGTGCTCAGTGAAGAGCGGCGTCCTCACTATTTCTCACGCTACA tccaACAGGCAGCCTGTCAGACTGAACCTGCTCACCTGTCAGGTGAAACCCAGTGCAGAGGATAAGAAATGCTTCGACCTCATCTCCC ATAATCGGACGTACCACTTCCAGGCGGAAGACGAGCCGGAGTTTGTCAG ctggGTGTCTGTGCTGACCAACAGTAAGGAGGAGGCCCTGAACGTGGCGTTTCAGGGCGGAGGTCAGAGTTcaggtgtggaggaggaggaggagctcacCAAGAGCATCATCGACGAGGTGCTGCGGTCGCCAGGCAACGACACCTGCTGCGACTGTGGAGCtgcag ATCCTCGCTGGATCTCCACAAACCTGGGCGTTCTGACCTGCATCGAGTGTTCAGGGATCCACAGGGAGATGGGAGTCCACGTGTCCAGAATCCAGAGTCTGGAACTGGACAAACTGGGAACCTCGGAGCTGCTG CTTGCTAGGAATGTTGGGAACTGTAGTTTCAATGAGATCATGGAGGCCAGCCTACCGTCTCCATCCCTGAAGCCGACGGCCTCCAGCGACAT GACAGCGAGGAAGGAGTTCATCAATGCCAAGTACATCGACCGCAAGTTCGTCAGGCGTACCGCGTCCACGTCGACCAGCAGGTCGGATGACGTGTACGAAGTGGTGCGATCCAGAGATGTGCTGTCAATCATCCAGCTGTACGCTGAGGGGGTGGAGCTACTGCAGCCCCTCCCCGAACCAGGCAAG GAAGCAGGAGAGACGGCGTTACATTACTGTGTTCGGACAGCTGATCACACCTCTCTCCACCTGGTCGACTTCCTGGTCCAGAACAG tggtAACCtggacggacagacggacagaggAAACACAGCTCTGCATTACTGCTGTCTGTACAACAAACCACAGTgtgtgaagctgctgctgagagGAAAACCTGACATCCACATCA ccaatcagagcggAGAGACAGCGCTGGACATTACCCGCAGACTGAAGAACTCCCAGTGCGAAGAACCG TTGGTGGAGGCGGTTTGTGGCAGGTTTAACCCTCACGTTCACGTCGAATACGACTGGAACCTCAGACTGGACGAACTGGATGAGAGCGATGACGAACTGGACGACAAG CCCTGTCCGGTGAAGAAGGAGCGCTCTCTCCGTCCTCAGAGTTTCTGTCCGTCCTCCAGTGTTTCCTCTCAGGAGAAGCTCTCTTTGCCGGCCTCCTTCGTTCCAGCTCACCGGGACAAGCAGCGGCTCTCCTATGGGGCATTTGCCAATCCTGTCTACAGCACCTCCTCCGAGAATCCTCCATCCCCCGGGCCCGACACCTCTGGACCTTCACCGGCTGCCAGGAGCCAGGGGAAAG GCCCCGCCGCCAGCCCGCCCACCTCCCTCGCCCTCACCTCCCAGACCAGTGGAGGAGGAAGCTCCACCCTGAAGAAGAGaccccctccccctccacctgGACACAAGCGCACCCTGTCCGACCCCCCCAGCCCAGTGCTGCAGGGACCCACAGGTAAAG GAAGCGAGTTGACCCCCCCACCTGGAAACAGGACCAACAAGTTTGAGGgaatccagcagcagcagag TACGACCTCCAGTAACACCAAGTCCACGCTGGGACCCAGAGTTCTACCCAAACTGCCTCAGAAAG TGGCTTTAAGGAAGATCGACACCATCCACCTCCCCTCTGTGGACAAACCCAGCCAGCCTCCAGACCTCCTCCACAAACCCTCCTGCTCTTCCCAGTCCGACCCCCAGAAGTCTCCTCCCTTCATTGACACCTCCCCTAAACCCCCTCTCACCTCGGTGGACTCCGCCCAGAGAGCCCCATTGGCGGAGAAGCCCCAGCTGTCCGACCTCCCCCCCAAGCCTAACCTGTCCGACCTCCCCCCAAAACCCCTCCTCAAAGACCTCCCGCCCAAACCCCAGATCGCAGACCTTCCCCCCAAACCGCCACTCAGTGACAGGCCTGGCCCCGCCCCTGTTGCTACAGAGACGCAGGGATCCAAGATGGCACCGGCAGCAGAGAGCCAGTCGTTGGTCCAGCAGGGGGAGCTGTCCCCGCAACAGGCCGCTGAAGATGTTGACGAGTCGGCGCCCGGTGCCGTGGAGACGCCCGTCCCGCTGCCGCGCAAAATCAACACT GTGAAGAGCAAAATCCGGCGGGTGAAAACCATCTACGACTGTCAGGCCGACAACGAGGACGAACTGACCTTCGCCGAGGGAGAAGTCATCGTCGTCACTGGAGAGGAGGACCAGGAGTGGTGG ATCGGACACATCGAGGGACAGCCGGAGAGGAGAGGCGTCTTCCCCATGTCCTTCGTTCACAACCTCTGTGATTGA
- the asap1a gene encoding arf-GAP with SH3 domain, ANK repeat and PH domain-containing protein 1a isoform X4, whose protein sequence is MMSDQISVCEFLSETTEDYNSPTTSSFTTRLQSCRNTVSILEEALDQDRSALQKVKKSVKSIYSSGQEHAGNQESFSQALERLGGNNFELGAAFVKFSCLVKELAALLKNLLQSLSHNVVFTLDSLLKGDLKGVKGDLKKPFDKAWKDYETKFTKIEKEKREHAKQHGMIRSEITGAEIAEEMEKERRLFQLQMCEYLIKVNEIKTKKGVDLLQNLIKYYHAQCNFFQDGLKTADKLKQYIEKLAADLFNIKQSQDEEKKQLTALRDLIKSSLQLDQREDSQSKQSGYSMHQLQGNKEFGSEKKGYLLKKSDGLRKVWQRRKCSVKSGVLTISHATSNRQPVRLNLLTCQVKPSAEDKKCFDLISHNRTYHFQAEDEPEFVSWVSVLTNSKEEALNVAFQGGGQSSGVEEEEELTKSIIDEVLRSPGNDTCCDCGAADPRWISTNLGVLTCIECSGIHREMGVHVSRIQSLELDKLGTSELLLARNVGNCSFNEIMEASLPSPSLKPTASSDMTARKEFINAKYIDRKFVRRTASTSTSRSDDVYEVVRSRDVLSIIQLYAEGVELLQPLPEPGKEAGETALHYCVRTADHTSLHLVDFLVQNSGNLDGQTDRGNTALHYCCLYNKPQCVKLLLRGKPDIHITNQSGETALDITRRLKNSQCEEPLVEAVCGRFNPHVHVEYDWNLRLDELDESDDELDDKPCPVKKERSLRPQSFCPSSSVSSQEKLSLPASFVPAHRDKQRLSYGAFANPVYSTSSENPPSPGPDTSGPSPAARSQGKGPAASPPTSLALTSQTSGGGSSTLKKRPPPPPPGHKRTLSDPPSPVLQGPTGKGSELTPPPGNRTNKFEGIQQQQSTTSSNTKSTLGPRVLPKLPQKVALRKIDTIHLPSVDKPSQPPDLLHKPSCSSQSDPQKSPPFIDTSPKPPLTSVDSAQRAPLAEKPQLSDLPPKPNLSDLPPKPLLKDLPPKPQIADLPPKPPLSDRPGPAPVATETQGSKMAPAAESQSLVQQGELSPQQAAEDVDESAPGAVETPVPLPRKINTVKSKIRRVKTIYDCQADNEDELTFAEGEVIVVTGEEDQEWWIGHIEGQPERRGVFPMSFVHNLCD, encoded by the exons ATGATGTCGGATCAGATCTCCGTGTGTGAGTTCCTGTCGGAGACCACCGAGGACTACAACTCCCCCACCACGTCCAGCTTCACCACCcggctgcagagctgcaggaaCACCGTCAGCATCCTGGAGGAG gcTCTGGATCAGGACCGCTCAGCTCTGCAGAAGGTGAAGAAGTCGGTGAAATCCATCTACAGCTCAGGACAAG AGCATGCTGGGAACCAGGAGAGCTTCAGCCAGGCTCTGGAGCGACTGGGAGGAAACAACTTTGAACTGGGAGCAGCCTTCGTTAAGTTCTCCTGCCTCGTTAAAGAACTCGCCGCTCTGCTTAAGAACCTG CTGCAGAGTTTGAGTCATAACGTGGTCTTCACTCTGGACTCGCTGCTGAAAGGAGATCTGAAGGGAGTTAAAGGG GATCTGAAGAAACCTTTTGATAAAGCCTGGAAGGACTACGAGACCAAGTT CACAAAGATcgagaaggagaagagggaaCACGCCAAACAACACGGGATGATCCGAAGTGAAATCACCGGAGCTGAAATCGCtgaagagatggagaaagagaggaggctgTTCCAGCTGCAGATGTGTGAG TATCTGATCAAAGTCAATGAGATTAAAACCAAGAAGGGAGTGGACCTGCTGCAGAACCTGATCAAGTATTACCACGCTCAGTGCAA tttttttcaGGACGGTTTGAAAACAGCCGACAAACTGAAGCAGTACATCGAGAAACTGGCTGCTGACCTGTTCAAT ATCAAACAGAGTCAAGACGAGGAGAAGAAGCAGCTGACGGCCCTCAGAGATCTCATCAAGAGCTCCTTACAGCTGGACCAGAGGGAG gactCTCAGAGTAAACAGAGTGGATACAGTATGCACCAGCTGCAGGGAAACAAGGAGTTTGGCAGCGAGAAGAAAGGATACCTGCTAAAGAAGAGTGACGG GCTGAGGAAGGTCTGGCAGCGAAGGAAGTGCTCAGTGAAGAGCGGCGTCCTCACTATTTCTCACGCTACA tccaACAGGCAGCCTGTCAGACTGAACCTGCTCACCTGTCAGGTGAAACCCAGTGCAGAGGATAAGAAATGCTTCGACCTCATCTCCC ATAATCGGACGTACCACTTCCAGGCGGAAGACGAGCCGGAGTTTGTCAG ctggGTGTCTGTGCTGACCAACAGTAAGGAGGAGGCCCTGAACGTGGCGTTTCAGGGCGGAGGTCAGAGTTcaggtgtggaggaggaggaggagctcacCAAGAGCATCATCGACGAGGTGCTGCGGTCGCCAGGCAACGACACCTGCTGCGACTGTGGAGCtgcag ATCCTCGCTGGATCTCCACAAACCTGGGCGTTCTGACCTGCATCGAGTGTTCAGGGATCCACAGGGAGATGGGAGTCCACGTGTCCAGAATCCAGAGTCTGGAACTGGACAAACTGGGAACCTCGGAGCTGCTG CTTGCTAGGAATGTTGGGAACTGTAGTTTCAATGAGATCATGGAGGCCAGCCTACCGTCTCCATCCCTGAAGCCGACGGCCTCCAGCGACAT GACAGCGAGGAAGGAGTTCATCAATGCCAAGTACATCGACCGCAAGTTCGTCAGGCGTACCGCGTCCACGTCGACCAGCAGGTCGGATGACGTGTACGAAGTGGTGCGATCCAGAGATGTGCTGTCAATCATCCAGCTGTACGCTGAGGGGGTGGAGCTACTGCAGCCCCTCCCCGAACCAGGCAAG GAAGCAGGAGAGACGGCGTTACATTACTGTGTTCGGACAGCTGATCACACCTCTCTCCACCTGGTCGACTTCCTGGTCCAGAACAG tggtAACCtggacggacagacggacagaggAAACACAGCTCTGCATTACTGCTGTCTGTACAACAAACCACAGTgtgtgaagctgctgctgagagGAAAACCTGACATCCACATCA ccaatcagagcggAGAGACAGCGCTGGACATTACCCGCAGACTGAAGAACTCCCAGTGCGAAGAACCG TTGGTGGAGGCGGTTTGTGGCAGGTTTAACCCTCACGTTCACGTCGAATACGACTGGAACCTCAGACTGGACGAACTGGATGAGAGCGATGACGAACTGGACGACAAG CCCTGTCCGGTGAAGAAGGAGCGCTCTCTCCGTCCTCAGAGTTTCTGTCCGTCCTCCAGTGTTTCCTCTCAGGAGAAGCTCTCTTTGCCGGCCTCCTTCGTTCCAGCTCACCGGGACAAGCAGCGGCTCTCCTATGGGGCATTTGCCAATCCTGTCTACAGCACCTCCTCCGAGAATCCTCCATCCCCCGGGCCCGACACCTCTGGACCTTCACCGGCTGCCAGGAGCCAGGGGAAAG GCCCCGCCGCCAGCCCGCCCACCTCCCTCGCCCTCACCTCCCAGACCAGTGGAGGAGGAAGCTCCACCCTGAAGAAGAGaccccctccccctccacctgGACACAAGCGCACCCTGTCCGACCCCCCCAGCCCAGTGCTGCAGGGACCCACAGGTAAAG GAAGCGAGTTGACCCCCCCACCTGGAAACAGGACCAACAAGTTTGAGGgaatccagcagcagcagag TACGACCTCCAGTAACACCAAGTCCACGCTGGGACCCAGAGTTCTACCCAAACTGCCTCAGAAAG TGGCTTTAAGGAAGATCGACACCATCCACCTCCCCTCTGTGGACAAACCCAGCCAGCCTCCAGACCTCCTCCACAAACCCTCCTGCTCTTCCCAGTCCGACCCCCAGAAGTCTCCTCCCTTCATTGACACCTCCCCTAAACCCCCTCTCACCTCGGTGGACTCCGCCCAGAGAGCCCCATTGGCGGAGAAGCCCCAGCTGTCCGACCTCCCCCCCAAGCCTAACCTGTCCGACCTCCCCCCAAAACCCCTCCTCAAAGACCTCCCGCCCAAACCCCAGATCGCAGACCTTCCCCCCAAACCGCCACTCAGTGACAGGCCTGGCCCCGCCCCTGTTGCTACAGAGACGCAGGGATCCAAGATGGCACCGGCAGCAGAGAGCCAGTCGTTGGTCCAGCAGGGGGAGCTGTCCCCGCAACAGGCCGCTGAAGATGTTGACGAGTCGGCGCCCGGTGCCGTGGAGACGCCCGTCCCGCTGCCGCGCAAAATCAACACT GTGAAGAGCAAAATCCGGCGGGTGAAAACCATCTACGACTGTCAGGCCGACAACGAGGACGAACTGACCTTCGCCGAGGGAGAAGTCATCGTCGTCACTGGAGAGGAGGACCAGGAGTGGTGG ATCGGACACATCGAGGGACAGCCGGAGAGGAGAGGCGTCTTCCCCATGTCCTTCGTTCACAACCTCTGTGATTGA
- the asap1a gene encoding arf-GAP with SH3 domain, ANK repeat and PH domain-containing protein 1a isoform X3, protein MMSDQISVCEFLSETTEDYNSPTTSSFTTRLQSCRNTVSILEEALDQDRSALQKVKKSVKSIYSSGQEHAGNQESFSQALERLGGNNFELGAAFVKFSCLVKELAALLKNLLQSLSHNVVFTLDSLLKGDLKGVKGDLKKPFDKAWKDYETKFTKIEKEKREHAKQHGMIRSEITGAEIAEEMEKERRLFQLQMCEYLIKVNEIKTKKGVDLLQNLIKYYHAQCNFFQDGLKTADKLKQYIEKLAADLFNIKQSQDEEKKQLTALRDLIKSSLQLDQRESRRDSQSKQSGYSMHQLQGNKEFGSEKKGYLLKKSDGLRKVWQRRKCSVKSGVLTISHATSNRQPVRLNLLTCQVKPSAEDKKCFDLISHNRTYHFQAEDEPEFVSWVSVLTNSKEEALNVAFQGGGQSSGVEEEEELTKSIIDEVLRSPGNDTCCDCGAADPRWISTNLGVLTCIECSGIHREMGVHVSRIQSLELDKLGTSELLLARNVGNCSFNEIMEASLPSPSLKPTASSDMTARKEFINAKYIDRKFVRRTASTSTSRSDDVYEVVRSRDVLSIIQLYAEGVELLQPLPEPGKEAGETALHYCVRTADHTSLHLVDFLVQNSGNLDGQTDRGNTALHYCCLYNKPQCVKLLLRGKPDIHITNQSGETALDITRRLKNSQCEEPLVEAVCGRFNPHVHVEYDWNLRLDELDESDDELDDKPCPVKKERSLRPQSFCPSSSVSSQEKLSLPASFVPAHRDKQRLSYGAFANPVYSTSSENPPSPGPDTSGPSPAARSQGKGPAASPPTSLALTSQTSGGGSSTLKKRPPPPPPGHKRTLSDPPSPVLQGPTGKGSELTPPPGNRTNKFEGIQQQQSTTSSNTKSTLGPRVLPKLPQKVALRKIDTIHLPSVDKPSQPPDLLHKPSCSSQSDPQKSPPFIDTSPKPPLTSVDSAQRAPLAEKPQLSDLPPKPNLSDLPPKPLLKDLPPKPQIADLPPKPPLSDRPGPAPVATETQGSKMAPAAESQSLVQQGELSPQQAAEDVDESAPGAVETPVPLPRKINTVKSKIRRVKTIYDCQADNEDELTFAEGEVIVVTGEEDQEWWIGHIEGQPERRGVFPMSFVHNLCD, encoded by the exons ATGATGTCGGATCAGATCTCCGTGTGTGAGTTCCTGTCGGAGACCACCGAGGACTACAACTCCCCCACCACGTCCAGCTTCACCACCcggctgcagagctgcaggaaCACCGTCAGCATCCTGGAGGAG gcTCTGGATCAGGACCGCTCAGCTCTGCAGAAGGTGAAGAAGTCGGTGAAATCCATCTACAGCTCAGGACAAG AGCATGCTGGGAACCAGGAGAGCTTCAGCCAGGCTCTGGAGCGACTGGGAGGAAACAACTTTGAACTGGGAGCAGCCTTCGTTAAGTTCTCCTGCCTCGTTAAAGAACTCGCCGCTCTGCTTAAGAACCTG CTGCAGAGTTTGAGTCATAACGTGGTCTTCACTCTGGACTCGCTGCTGAAAGGAGATCTGAAGGGAGTTAAAGGG GATCTGAAGAAACCTTTTGATAAAGCCTGGAAGGACTACGAGACCAAGTT CACAAAGATcgagaaggagaagagggaaCACGCCAAACAACACGGGATGATCCGAAGTGAAATCACCGGAGCTGAAATCGCtgaagagatggagaaagagaggaggctgTTCCAGCTGCAGATGTGTGAG TATCTGATCAAAGTCAATGAGATTAAAACCAAGAAGGGAGTGGACCTGCTGCAGAACCTGATCAAGTATTACCACGCTCAGTGCAA tttttttcaGGACGGTTTGAAAACAGCCGACAAACTGAAGCAGTACATCGAGAAACTGGCTGCTGACCTGTTCAAT ATCAAACAGAGTCAAGACGAGGAGAAGAAGCAGCTGACGGCCCTCAGAGATCTCATCAAGAGCTCCTTACAGCTGGACCAGAGGGAG TCCAGGAGA gactCTCAGAGTAAACAGAGTGGATACAGTATGCACCAGCTGCAGGGAAACAAGGAGTTTGGCAGCGAGAAGAAAGGATACCTGCTAAAGAAGAGTGACGG GCTGAGGAAGGTCTGGCAGCGAAGGAAGTGCTCAGTGAAGAGCGGCGTCCTCACTATTTCTCACGCTACA tccaACAGGCAGCCTGTCAGACTGAACCTGCTCACCTGTCAGGTGAAACCCAGTGCAGAGGATAAGAAATGCTTCGACCTCATCTCCC ATAATCGGACGTACCACTTCCAGGCGGAAGACGAGCCGGAGTTTGTCAG ctggGTGTCTGTGCTGACCAACAGTAAGGAGGAGGCCCTGAACGTGGCGTTTCAGGGCGGAGGTCAGAGTTcaggtgtggaggaggaggaggagctcacCAAGAGCATCATCGACGAGGTGCTGCGGTCGCCAGGCAACGACACCTGCTGCGACTGTGGAGCtgcag ATCCTCGCTGGATCTCCACAAACCTGGGCGTTCTGACCTGCATCGAGTGTTCAGGGATCCACAGGGAGATGGGAGTCCACGTGTCCAGAATCCAGAGTCTGGAACTGGACAAACTGGGAACCTCGGAGCTGCTG CTTGCTAGGAATGTTGGGAACTGTAGTTTCAATGAGATCATGGAGGCCAGCCTACCGTCTCCATCCCTGAAGCCGACGGCCTCCAGCGACAT GACAGCGAGGAAGGAGTTCATCAATGCCAAGTACATCGACCGCAAGTTCGTCAGGCGTACCGCGTCCACGTCGACCAGCAGGTCGGATGACGTGTACGAAGTGGTGCGATCCAGAGATGTGCTGTCAATCATCCAGCTGTACGCTGAGGGGGTGGAGCTACTGCAGCCCCTCCCCGAACCAGGCAAG GAAGCAGGAGAGACGGCGTTACATTACTGTGTTCGGACAGCTGATCACACCTCTCTCCACCTGGTCGACTTCCTGGTCCAGAACAG tggtAACCtggacggacagacggacagaggAAACACAGCTCTGCATTACTGCTGTCTGTACAACAAACCACAGTgtgtgaagctgctgctgagagGAAAACCTGACATCCACATCA ccaatcagagcggAGAGACAGCGCTGGACATTACCCGCAGACTGAAGAACTCCCAGTGCGAAGAACCG TTGGTGGAGGCGGTTTGTGGCAGGTTTAACCCTCACGTTCACGTCGAATACGACTGGAACCTCAGACTGGACGAACTGGATGAGAGCGATGACGAACTGGACGACAAG CCCTGTCCGGTGAAGAAGGAGCGCTCTCTCCGTCCTCAGAGTTTCTGTCCGTCCTCCAGTGTTTCCTCTCAGGAGAAGCTCTCTTTGCCGGCCTCCTTCGTTCCAGCTCACCGGGACAAGCAGCGGCTCTCCTATGGGGCATTTGCCAATCCTGTCTACAGCACCTCCTCCGAGAATCCTCCATCCCCCGGGCCCGACACCTCTGGACCTTCACCGGCTGCCAGGAGCCAGGGGAAAG GCCCCGCCGCCAGCCCGCCCACCTCCCTCGCCCTCACCTCCCAGACCAGTGGAGGAGGAAGCTCCACCCTGAAGAAGAGaccccctccccctccacctgGACACAAGCGCACCCTGTCCGACCCCCCCAGCCCAGTGCTGCAGGGACCCACAGGTAAAG GAAGCGAGTTGACCCCCCCACCTGGAAACAGGACCAACAAGTTTGAGGgaatccagcagcagcagag TACGACCTCCAGTAACACCAAGTCCACGCTGGGACCCAGAGTTCTACCCAAACTGCCTCAGAAAG TGGCTTTAAGGAAGATCGACACCATCCACCTCCCCTCTGTGGACAAACCCAGCCAGCCTCCAGACCTCCTCCACAAACCCTCCTGCTCTTCCCAGTCCGACCCCCAGAAGTCTCCTCCCTTCATTGACACCTCCCCTAAACCCCCTCTCACCTCGGTGGACTCCGCCCAGAGAGCCCCATTGGCGGAGAAGCCCCAGCTGTCCGACCTCCCCCCCAAGCCTAACCTGTCCGACCTCCCCCCAAAACCCCTCCTCAAAGACCTCCCGCCCAAACCCCAGATCGCAGACCTTCCCCCCAAACCGCCACTCAGTGACAGGCCTGGCCCCGCCCCTGTTGCTACAGAGACGCAGGGATCCAAGATGGCACCGGCAGCAGAGAGCCAGTCGTTGGTCCAGCAGGGGGAGCTGTCCCCGCAACAGGCCGCTGAAGATGTTGACGAGTCGGCGCCCGGTGCCGTGGAGACGCCCGTCCCGCTGCCGCGCAAAATCAACACT GTGAAGAGCAAAATCCGGCGGGTGAAAACCATCTACGACTGTCAGGCCGACAACGAGGACGAACTGACCTTCGCCGAGGGAGAAGTCATCGTCGTCACTGGAGAGGAGGACCAGGAGTGGTGG ATCGGACACATCGAGGGACAGCCGGAGAGGAGAGGCGTCTTCCCCATGTCCTTCGTTCACAACCTCTGTGATTGA